The Athalia rosae chromosome 7, iyAthRosa1.1, whole genome shotgun sequence genome window below encodes:
- the LOC105693737 gene encoding uncharacterized protein LOC105693737 yields the protein MKTPVALAILAFCGILQSVSGYGMLNTLRMGIARQKSTVQSTKNRLERESRQFDSKMSRQLSDAKIHSMQEINALVNPALKSVEDSTKRSTAEGKDATHCYDAAKAKLRESSMKSWNDLDGCRDAVLSSVSDTQNNFDAAITSGQQVLSYYDSIMTSCFATSVQQMESCVVGKLPEGAQLVQAFQSTANDVINNSASVSSTAQVNAINCNGGPVANVRDDVSSAKFEANQCVAAL from the exons atgaagacacCCGTCGCTCTTGCGATCCTCGCTTTTTGCGGAATACTCCAG TCGGTTTCAGGTTACGGTATGCTGAACACCCTGCGGATGGGTATAGCCCGTCAAAAGTCTACGGTGCAGAGCACGAAAAATCGTCTGGAACGAGAGAGCCGTCAATTCGACTCGAAAATGAGCCGGCAGTTGAGCGACGCTAAAATACATTCAATGCAAGAGATAAACGCCCTCGTCAATCCGGCGTTGAAGAGCGTAGAG GACTCCACCAAGAGATCGACGGCGGAAGGAAAGGACGCGACGCACTGCTACGACGCGGCGAAGGCAAAACTCCGAGAATCCTCGATGAAATCGTGGAACGATCTGGACGGCTGTCGCGACGCCGTTCTGAGTTCCGTCAGCGATACTCAGAATAATTTCGACGCCGCGATCACG TCGGGTCAGCAGGTTCTCTCGTATTACGATTCGATAATGACCTCCTGCTTCGCGACGAGCGTCCAACAAATGGAGTCCTGCGTGGTCGGTAAATTACCGGAAGGGGCGCAACTGGTTCAGGCATTCCAGTCGACGGCGAACGACGTGATAAATAATTCGGCATCGGTATCGAGCACAGCGCAGGTAAACGCTATCAATTGCAACGGGGGACCGGTGGCGAACGTCCGCGACGACGTGAGCAGCGCGAAATTTGAGGCGAATCAGTGCGTCGCCGCGCTCTGA